The Xylophilus rhododendri region GGGCGGGCCGAAGAGCAGCACATGGTCCAGCGCCTCGTCGCGTTTGCGCGCGGCGCCGATGAAGATCTCCAGCTGCTCGCGCGCCTTGGCCTGGCCGATGTATTCGTCGAGCAGCTTGGGGCGCAGCGCCCGCTCGATCGCCTCTTCCTGGGGCGATGCGGGCGAAGCCGATATCACCCGGGCGGGCGAGGGGCCGGGCGGCGGGGCGAAATCGTCGGTGTGGATGGTCATCTGGAGAGCGGTACGCGCAAAGGCGGATTGTGCCCAAGAGTGCAGTCACAATCCGGCGGATGAAAGTGAGTACGTGAGCCATCCCCTGAGCCGCTGGGCCGCGGGCGTCCTGCGCGACAGCCTGCTGCTGCTGACCCGGGCCTTCACCCGGGTGCGCGCCGTCCGCCCGCCCGGCGAGCCGCGCGCGGAGCAGACCCTCTACTTCGCCAACCACAACAGCCATGGCGACTTCATGCTGCTGTGGGCCACCCTGCCGCCGGCCCTGCGCCGCGACACCCGGCCGGTGGCCGGCCGCGACTACTGGCTGGCCTCCCGCCTGCGCCGCTTCGTCGGCGAGAAGGTGTTCTGCGCGCTGATGATCCGCCGCGACGCATCCCAGCCCGGCCCCTCGCCGGTGGACCAGATCGTCGAAGCGCTGCACGAAGGCAGCTCGCTGATCTTCTTTCCCGAGGGCACCCGCAACATCGGCGAAGAGATCCTGCAGCCCTTTCGCAGCGGTCTCTTCCACGTGGCCCTGGCCTGCCCGCAGGTGCGGCTGATGCCGGCCTGGATCGAAGGCACACGTGAGCTGCTGCCCAAGGGCGCCTGGCTGCCGGTGCCCTGCCGCTGCACGGTGCACTACGGCACGCCGATCCAGCGCCTGCCCGGCGAGGAGAAGGACGCCTTCATCGCCCGCGCGCGGCAGGCCCTGCTGGCGCTGCGGCCGGCGCAAGCGGGCCGGACCTGACTCGGCTGTCATGCCGACGTCACCGTCCTTTCACAGAATCCGCGGCTGATCCGCGCGGCCCGCGCCGCGTTCTTGCGACCCGCCACTGATTCACCGATGCCCCTCATTCCCAGCCGCATGCCGGCCGCCCTGACCCTGCTCGCCTGCGCCGCCCTCACCGCCTGCGGCGGCGGCAACGATCCCGTCATCGTCGGCGGCGGCGGCAGCACCGTCCAGCCCGTGAGCACCACCCTGGCCCCCTGGCCGGCGGCTCCAGCTATACCGGCACCATGAGCTTCGGCGACACCGTCTCCCTGACGGTGGACAGCACCGCCAAGACGGTCGTCCTGAAGTTCCTCGACTCGCACTTCGGCCTGGCCGGCGCCATCAGCAGCGCCTACACGGTGCAGGCCGACGGCTCCTGGCTGGCCCAGGGCTTCAGCGCCGTCGCCAACTCCGGCGCGCCCGCAACGCTCACCAGCACCCTGCTGAGCGCCATCCGCCTGCGCCTGCACAGCGAGACCAACCTGATCACCGGCACGCTGGAGAAGCTGCCCAACCTCAAGCGCGCCGACGGCAGCCTGCTGCAGGGCGAGATCGTCGCCTCCAACCTCGGCGCGGCCAGCCTGTCGGCCGTGGCCGGCACCTACAGCTTCGTGCGCCAGTCCACCGGCTACAAGGCCGACGGCAGCGTGGCCGCACCCACCGCCGTGGCCTACGGCCAGCTCAAGGTCGCGGCCGACGGCAGCGTGCGCGTCTGCGACAGCACCGCCTACAGCGACAGCTGCAGCGGCGGCCAGACCGGCACCCTGGCGGCCGATGCCGACCAGGCCAACTACCCCGGCGCCCTGGTGCTGACCCTCGCCGGCAGCCGCGTCGGCCGCGTCGTCGTGGCCGCGCGCAGCGGCGCCACCACCCTGTCGGTGGACGCCTATGCCGGCGCATCCGACGGCAGCAGCACCACCGGCACCTGGCTGCTGCAGTCGGCCGCCACCGCGGCCGCATCCACCGCGCTCGACGGCGAATGGCTGTGCGCCGAGCCCGAAGTGCTGTCCACCGGCCTGCCCTCCGGCCGCACCCTGCGCCACTACGTGACCGTGGCCGGCGGCACGCTGCAGACCGACACGGTCGATACCGACATCAGCCTCAGCGCCAACACCGTGAACGGCCTGTTCACCGGCACCTGGGCCGACACCAAGGCCAATGCCCGCGCCTTCGTGCCGCTGTCCGCAGGCACCGTCTACTACGTCGGCAACACCGGCAGCACCACCGCCACGGCCGGCGCCTTCTCGGGCGTCTGCCACGCCCTGCCCGCCCAGGCCACGGTCAGCACCTACCTGAGCGCGCCCACCACCGGCACCGCCGTGATGACCATCACCCTGGCCGATGCCCGCCCCACCCAGCCGGCCATCGGCTACGACCAGGTCTATTACAAGCAGGCGCGCTACCGCAACACCGCCAACAGCTCGACGCAATACCGCAAGGAGTTCGACGACTGGTGCGAGGCCGCTGGCCTGACCGACGCCAAGAGCAAATCGGTGGTGCTGGGCACCTCCAAGATCAACGACTCCAGCACCTTCACCTGCTCCGGCTCCAGCACCGCCCTGGACACCGCCAGCATGAAGAGCGCCGTGGTCGGCCCCAAGGGCCTTCTGTACCTCACCGACGGCCACCACAGCTTCACCAGCTTCTGGCACGCACCGGACGGCGGCGGCTCCACCGTCAAGATCCCGCTCGTCATGAAGGGCAACTACAGCAGCTATACCAACGCCGCCTTCTGGCGCGCCATGCGCGCGGCCAAGACGGTCTGGCTGAAGAACCCCGACGGTACCGCCATCACCCCGGCCGACCTGCCGACCCAGCTGGGCATCGGCAACGGCCTGCAGGACGACCCCTACCGCTCGCTGATCTACTTCACCCGCGACGTCGGCTACAGCCAGCCGGCCAACAGCACCGAGTTCCTGGAGTTCTACTGGGCCGAGTGGCTCAAGGCCGCGCCGCAGAGCATCGACCTGTCCAAGTACACGCTGACCGACGCCACCAGCTACCTGTCGGCCATCCGCGCCGCCGCCACCGACATGGTGGGCACGGCCGACACGACCATCATCGGCTCCTCGGGCAAGACCGCGCTGGAGATGGGCAAGCTCGCCGCCTTCAGCGAGACCGAGTTCGCCACCCTGAACACGGCCACCACCGAGGCCAAGCCCGGCAAGCTGGCCTATGCGCTGGCCTACCGCGCCAGCCTGGCGGCCGCCGCCACCAAGTAAGCCGCGCATCCGCCACGCAAAAAGGGCAGCCCGCGGGCTGCCCTTTTTTTATGCCGGCCGGGAACTCAGCGCGCCAGCGACTTCAGCGCCAGCTTGATCCCGTCGCTCACGCCCACGTCCGCCGGCAGCGCCTTCAGCGCCGCCGCGGCTTCCTTGTCGTTGTAGCCCAGGGCCAGCAGCGCCTGCAGGATGTCGGCCTGCGACTCGCTCGAAACACTGGCCCGCGCGCCCATGTCCGCGCCGAGCTTGCCCTTCAATTCCAGCAGAAGGCGCTCGGCCGTCTTCTTGCCGATGCCCGGCACCTTCACCAGCCGCCCCGCCTCCTGCAGCGTGACGGCCTGCGCCAGGTCCGCCACGCCCATGCCCGAAAGCACCGCCAGCGCGATGCGCGGCCCCACGCCCGAAATCTTCACCAGCTGGCGGAAGGTGTCGCGCTCCTCGTGCGTGCCGAAGCCGTAGAGCAGCTGCGCATCCTCGCGCACCACGAAATGGGTCAGCAGCGTGACCTTCTCGCCCAGGCCCGGCAGGTTGTAGAAGGTGCTCATGGGCACATCCACCTCGTAGCCCACGCCCTGGCAGTCCACCAGCACCTGGGGCGGGTTCTTTTCGGCCAAGAGGCCCTGGAGTCGTCCGATCATGGGCGCAGATGCTAACCGCACGGCAGCTGCGGCCTGAGGCGACAATAGCCATCCGACCACCCGCCCACGCCAATGATCGTCCGCCACACCTTCACCCCGCACAACAACACCCGGCTCTCCAACCTGTGCGGCCCGACGGACGAAAACCTGCGCACCATCGAACAGGCGATGGAGGTCTCCATCGCCCACCGCCACGAGCAGTTCAAGGTCGACGGCCCCAAGGCCAAGGCGCTCAAGGCGATGGAGCTGCTGCAGGCGCTCTACCAGATGGCCGAGCGGCCGATCCCGCAGGACACGCTGCAGCTCATGCTGGGCGGCGACACCGACCTGGGCGAGATCAGTGCCGAGTCGTCCCTGCTCACCCGCCGCAAGGGCCTGGCCGCGCGCTCGGCCATCCAGGAGCTGTACCTGGAGAACATCGCCAGCCACGACATCACCTTCGGCATCGGCCCCGCCGGCACCGGCAAGACCTACCTGGCGGTGGCCTCGGCCGTCGATGCGATCGAGCGCAACGCGGTGCAGCGCATCGTGCTGACCCGGCCGGCGGTGGAGGCCGGCGAGCGCCTGGGCTACCTGCCGGGCGACATGGCGCAAAAGATCGATCCCTACCTGCGGCCGCTCTACGACGCCCTCTACGAGCTGATGGGCCACGACAAGGTGCACAAGGCCTTCGAGCGCAACCAGCTGGAGGTCGCGCCGCTGGGCTTCATGCGCGGCCGCACGCTCAACAATGCCTTCGTGATCCTGGACGAGGCGCAGAACACCACACCCGAGCAGATGAAGATGTTCCTCACCCGCCTGGGCTTCGGCAGCCGGGCGGTGATCACCGGCGACGTGAGCCAGATCGACCTGCCCAAGGGCTCGCCCAGCGGCCTGATCGATGCCGAACGGGTGCTGCGCCGGGTGCGCGGCATCGCGGTGACGCGCTTCAGCAGCGCCGACGTGGTGCGCCATCCGCTGGTGGCGCGCATCGTGGATGCCTACGACGCCGCGCGCAGCGCGCCGCCGGCGGCCGCCGAGCCGGGAGAGGTCTGAGATGGCGCTGCCCGAACTGACCCTGTCGCTGCAATTCGCGCGCTTTCCCGAAGCCGCCGAACACCGCGCCGCCCTGCCCCGCGCCAAGGTGGCGCGCTGGATCCGCCATGCGCTCGAAGTGCCGGCCGAGATCACCGTGCGTATCGTCGATGCCGAGGAAGGCCAGGCGCTCAACCGCGACTACCGCCAGCGCGACTACGCCACCAATGTGTTGACCTTCGACTACACCCAGGAGCCGGTCTGCACCGCCGACCTGGTGCTGTGCGCGCCGGTGGTGGCGCGCGAGGCGGCCGAGCAGAACAAGCCGCTGGCCGAGCACTACGCCCATCTGCTGGTGCACGGCACCCTGCATGCGCAGGGCTGGGACCACGAGGACAGCGACGAGGACGCCGAGGCGATGGAGGCGCAGGAGATCGAGATCCTGGCGGGCCTGGGCCTGCCCAACCCCTACGAATCCTGAGGCCGCGCCCGGCCGCCAGCGCGACCGGGCATCCAATCTGCTTGCCTGCCCCACATGTCCGACCTCGACCTGCCCGAAGTACCCGCCGAAGCCCTGGAACCGGTCGACGACACCCACTACCGCCAGGCCTTCGGCGCGCTGTGCGAGGACAAGGTGGTCAGCGCCAGCACCACCATCTACGCGGCCAACGGCACCAAGCTGATCGAGAAGGGCTCGCGCATCGACCGCGAGTTGTACGCCCGGCTGGTGCAGCACAAACTGCGCGATCCGATCGACCAGCAGATCGGCGTGGAAGGCATGGTCAGCGCCGACAGCCTGCTGGCCCTGGCCGAGGAACTGATCGCCACCCACCCGGTGCCGCGCCTGCTGGCCGCAGCCCTCGGCCAGCGTGAGCCGCTGCTGCAGCCGCTGCGCGAGGTGCCGCTGCCCGGCCCCATCGCTCTCAAGCTCACCCTGATGCGCGACCGCTATGCCGGCCTGCTGCAGCATGCGATGGCCGGCGCCCTGGTGGCGCTGTTCCTGGCCGACCGGCTGGGCCTGCCCGCCGCTGACCGCGCCCAACTGGCCACCGCCGCCCTGCTGCGCGACATCGGCATGCTGCACATGGACCCGTCCTGGCTGCTGCCGCAGCGGCGCCTGAGCGCGGCCGAGCGGCGCCACCTGCATGCGCATCCGATCACCTCGATGCTGCTGATCCGTACCCAGGGCGGCTATGCGCCCGAGGTCGCCACCGCCGTGTTCGAGCACCACGAACGGCTGGACGGCAGCGGTTATCCGCGCGGCGCGCGCGGCGAGAAGATCTCGGCGCCGGGCCAGATCCTGCTGCTGGCCGAACTGGTCTCGGCGCTAGGGGAAAAGTTCGGCGATGCCTCGCCGCATCGCCTGGGCCTGGTGCTGCGGCTCAACCGCCGTGCGTTGCCGCTCGCCCTGGTGGCCCAGTTGCTGCCGGCCCTGCAGGGCGAGCCGCTGCCGACGGCCGCGCGGGTGGAGGCGGCGTCGCAGAAGTTCGCCGTCATCGCCAGCGCCTTCGAGCGCTGGACCGAACTGCAGGCCGGCGTGGAGCGCAGCCAGCTCACCGGCCCGGCCCATGCCCTGCTGAACGCCCGGCTGGCGGGCCTGCGCCAGTCGCTGATCGAGGCCGGCGGCGCGCCGGAGGAGCCGCACCTGCTGCTGGCCCATGCGGCCGGCGACGAACTGCACATCGCCGATGCGCTGGCCCTGGGCCGCGAGGCGCTGTGGCAGCTCGACACCATCTGCGGCGACGTGCTGCAGCGCTGGCCCCGGCTGGCCGAGACGGATGGCGCGGAATCGCCGGCCGAATCGGCGGTGGCGCAGTGGTGCGACGCGACCGGCGGCATGCTGGCCGGCCTGGCCGAAGCCTAGGCGGCTGCTGCCGGAGGCCGCACGGTCAGCGGAATGGTCACCGGCCCGTCGTTGACCAGGTGCACCTGCATGTCGGCGCCGAAGCGGCCGGTCTCCACCACCGGATGCGCGGCGCGGGCCAGCACCACCAGCTGGTCGTAGAGCCGGCGGCCGTCGTCCGGCGCGGCGGCGGCGCTGAAGCCCGGGCGGTTGCCGCTGCGGGTATCGGCCGCCAGGGTGAACTGGCTGACCAGCAGCAGGCCGCCGGCCACGTCCTGCAGGCTGAGGTTCATCTTGCCCTCGGCATCCGAGAAGATGCGCAGCTTGAGCAGCCGCGCCAGCAGGCGTTCGGCCTCCTTTTCCGTATCGCCCTTCTCGGCGCAGACCAGCACCATCAGGCCCTGCCCGATCGCGCCCACCGTTTCGCCACCAATCTCCACGCGCGCCTGGCGCACCCGCTGCAGCACTGCCAGCATGTCCCTGTCCGATCCCGTTTGTTTACACGAGCGCGCATGGTAGCGGCGCACAGGCGCTACGCTTGCCGGCTCATCCGAAACCGACTTCCCAAAGCCCTATGACCGATCGCCACGACTTCGACCTTCTTGTCATCGGCGGCGGCAGCGCCGGTGTGCGCTGCGCCCGCATGGCCGCGCAGCGCGGCGCCAAAGTGGCGCTGGTGGAGGCCGCGGCGCTGGGCGGCACCTGCGTCAATGTGGGCTGCATTCCCAAGAAGCTCTACAGCTACGCGGCCGGCTACGGCGAGGGTTTCGTCGAATCGGCCGGCTACGGCTGGGAAGGCCCACCACCCTCCTTCAACTGGGACAAGCTCAAGCAGGCGCGCGCTGCCGAGATCCGGCGCCTGAACGGCGTCTACGGCAACCTGCTCAAGGCCGCCGGCGTCACCGTCATCGAAGGCTGGGCCAAGCTCGACGGCCCGCACCATGTGGTGGTCGACAAGAAGCGCCACAGCGCCCGCCACATCGTGCTGGCCACCGGCGGCATGCCCCATGTGCCGGACGTGGCCGGGCGCGAACATGCGATCACCTCCGAACAGATGTTCGACCTGGCCCCCTTCCCCAAGCGCCTGGCCGTGGTGGGCGGCGGCTACATCGCCTGCGAAATGGCCTCCATCTTCCACGCCCTGGGCGCCGAGGTGACCCTGCTGCAGCGCGGCGGCGCGCTGCTGGCGGGCTTCGACGGCGAGGTGCGGCGCTTCATCGCCTCCGAGATGGGCAAGGCCGGCATCGAGATCAAGCTCAACTGGGCGGTCGAGGGCATCACCCGCCATGCCGACGGCAGCTTCTGCGTGACCAGCGACAGCCACGGCTCGATCTGCGAGGCCGATGTGGTGCTGTACGCCACCGGCCGCAAGCCGCTGACCGCCGGGCTGGGGCTGGAGGAGGTCGGCGTGAAGCTCGACGCGCAGGGCGCGGTGGTGGTCGATGGCGACTACCGCAGCAGCGTGCAATCGGTCTACGCCATCGGCGACATCTCGTCCTCCAAGCAGCTGACCCCGGTGGCGCTGGCCGAGGCCATGGCGCTGGTCGACACGCTCTTCGGCGACGGCAAACGCAAGGTCGACTACGAATACATCCCGACCGCCGTCTTCACCCACCCCAACATCGGCACCGTGGGCCGCACCGAGGAGCAGGCGCGCAGCGACTTCGACCGCGAGGACATCGAGATCTACCGCGCCGACTTCCGCTCGCTGCGCCACACGCTCTCGGGCAGCCAGGAACGCTGCTTCGTCAAGCTGGTGGTGCAGAAGTCCAGCGACCGGGTGCTGGGCCTGCACATGGTGGGGCCGGATGCCGGCGAGATCGTGCAGGGCTTCGCGGTGGCGATGCGGGCCGGCGCGACCAAGGCGCTGTTCGACACCACCATCGGCGTGCACCCCACACTGGCCGAGGAGTTCGTCACCCTGCGCGAGCCCGCGGTGGACGACTGAGGCCGGGCGGCGGCAACAGCAGCCAGTCCAGCAGGCGGCGCGCCGGCGGCGGCAGTTCGGGGGTATCGCGCACGCACAGCATCAGCGAGCGCCGGGCCCAGGCATCCGACAGGGGCACACGCTGCAATCCGCCCTGCCTAGCGCAGCGCACGGCCACCGCCTGCGGCACGATGGCCGGCGCCACGCCCTGCGCCACCATGCGGCAGACGGCATCGAAACCACGCAGGCGGATGCGGTAGCGCAGGCGCTGGCCCAGGCGGCGGGCGTGCAGGGCCAGGTGTTCGTCCAGCGCGCTGCCGGGCGACAGGCCGACCAGCTCCAGGGCCAGCACTTCGGAGAAAGCCACGCCCGTGCGGCCCGCCAGTTCGTGGCCGCGCGGCACGGCCAGCACCAGCGGATCGGCCCGCAAGGCATGGGCTTGCAGCCCTTCGATATCGACCGAGTCGGCCACCACGCCCATGTCGCACAGGCCGTGGCGCAGCGCATCGACGATTGCCGCGCTGCCGCGCTCTTCCAGCGCCACCGACATGGCCGGATGCGCCACCAGGAAGCCGGCCAGCCGGTCGGGCAGCCAGTCGCTCATGGCCGCGCTGTTGCACAGCAGGCGCACATGGCCGCGCTGGCCCGAGGCGTGGTCGTCGAGTTCTCCCTGCAGCTGCTCGACCTGGCGCAGCAGCTGCAGGGCGTGGTGCAGCAGGGTGCGGCCGGCCGGGGTGGCGGCCACGCCGCGCGGCGTGCGTGTCAGCAGCGGTGTGCCCAGACGCGCCTCCATGCCGCGTATGCGTTCGCTGGCCGAGGCCAGGGTGATGCAGCTGGCCTCGGCACCGGCGGTGATGGTGCCGGCCTCCAGCACATGGACGAAGAGCCGCAGGTCGGTCAGGTCGAAACGCATGGCGGCAAGTTAGCACGGGTAGCCTCAGGCTGGGGCTGAGGCGGGCTGAGCCGAATCCCGATGGCGGCGGGCCGCTCGCGTCCGGACAATCGCCGGCATGCTGCATTCGACGTTTTCCCCCTGGGGCTGGGCCTTCGCGGCCACGGCGGTGTTCATCCTGGCGGGACTGGTCAAGGGCGTCGTCGGGCTCGGCCTGCCGACCGTGGCCATGGCCTTGCTGGCGCTGTTCATGTCGCCGGCCGAGGCGGCGGCGATGCTGGTGATTCCGAGCCTGGTGACCAACCTCTGGCAGCTCAGGCCGTGGAGCGCGTTGCCCGCCCTGTTGCGCAGGCTGCGGGGCATGCTGGTGGGGACCTGCGTGGGAACGGGGATCGGTGCCTGGCTGCTGGGCGCACCCTCCGGCCACTGGGCCGCGCTGGCGTTGGGTGTGATCCTGATGGCTTATGCGGCCTGGGGCTGTCCGGCGCGCGGCTGTCGGTCCAGCCTTCACGCGAGGCGGCGCTGGGTCCGGCGGTGGGCTTGGTCACCGGCCTCATCACCAATGCCACCGGCGTCTTCATGCTGCCCGCCGTGCCCTATCTGCAGGCCCTGGGGCTGCAGCGGGACGAACTGGTGCAGGCGATGGGGATTTCGTTCACGGTATCGACCCTGGCATTGGCGCTGGGACTGGCGGCCAACGGGGCGTACACGGGTGCCGGCGTCGCATCGTCTGTGGCGATGCTTGTGCCCGCGCTGGCGGGCATGACGCTGGGGCAATGGCTGCGGGGCCTGTTGTCTCCTGCCCTCTTCCGCAAAGTCTTCCTGATATCGGTGGCCGTGCTGGGCGCGCACATGACGGCGCACGCCCTGCAGCTCTATTGAGGCTGCTTCAAGGCGCGGCGTGCCTTGTGCTCAGCTGAACAGCTGGGGGATGAAGTTGGGATCGGTGCTGCTGATCAGGTCGCGCCACAGCGGGAAGTTGGCTTCGTCCATGTCCTTGTCGAAGGCGGCGGTGACGGCCTCCTTGCGGGTCGGCGGCATTTCGTCGAGCGGCTGGATGCGGCGCAGCTTGAGGTTGCGCAGCTCGTCTGAACGCTCCATCGCGGCCAGCACCGCTTCCGGATTCATCATCAGGGCGAAGGGATTGGCCACCTGAAGGGTGCCGTTGGTGTTGGTGCTCATATTGGTTGACCTTCTTATGGATGCGGTGTCGACCGCGGTTGGCTTCGGTGACGTAACGGTTGTACGCAGATGCGATGGATGGACTTTAGACAGGGACTGGGCCCGGGCAAGTCAGGTCCCGGCGCCTGGACATGTAGGAATTTGTCTGCTGTGCCGGCGGTCCGGGGACTGCGGCGGCTGGCGGCACAATGAACGCATGCCGTACACGCCAGACTCCATCGCCACCCGTTCGTTCACCGACCCCGACGCCGCCATGGCCCAGGTGCGGACCATCTACGACGCCAGCCTGGCGCATCTGCGCGGCGCCATGCAGCGCTTCGTCGCCGGGGAGGATCTGCCCGGCCATGTACGCGCTTGCTACCCCTTCGTGCGTATACATACGGAAACCGTCCTGCGGGCCGATTCGGCGCTGGCCTACGGCTTCGTGGAAGGCCCCGGCACCTACGAGACCACCATCACCCGGCCCGACCTGTTCAGCCGCTACCTCACGGAGCAGTTCCGCCTGCTGCGCCGCAGCCATGGCGTGGAGATGGAAGTGGGCGTGAGCACCCAGCCGATCCCGGTGCACTTCTCCTTCGTGGAGAACGACCACATCGAAGGCAACCTCACCCCGGCGCGCCGCATGATGATGCGCGACGTGTTCGACCTGCCCGACCTGGCCGCGATGGACGACGGCATCGCCAACGGCACCCAGCGGCCGCAGCCCGGCGCGGCCCTGCCGCTGTCGCTCTTCACCGCGCCGCGCATCGACTACTCGCTGCACCGGCTGCGCCACTACACCGGCACCGCGCCGGAGTGGTTCCAGAACTTCGTGCTGTTCACCAACTACCAGTTCTACATCGACGAGTTCGTGCGCCTGGGCCATGCCGAGATGGCGAACGAAGACAGCGAATACATCGCCTTCATCGAGCCCGGCAACGTGGTCACCCGCCGCCGCGGCCTGCCCGCCAAGGCCGGCGACGAGCTGGGCGCCGCGCCGCCGCGCCTGCCGCAGATGCCCGGCTACCACCTGGTGCGCGCCGACCATGGCGGCATCAGCATGGTCAACATCGGCGTGGGCCCGAGCAATGCCAAGACCATCACCGACCACATCGCCGTGCTGCGCCCCCATGCCTGGCTGATGCTGGGCCACTGCGCCGGCCTGCGCAACAGCCAGCAGCTGGGCGACTACGTGCTGGCCCACGGCTATGTGCGCGAGGACCATGTGCTGGACGAGGAACTGCCGCTGTGGGTGCCCATTCCCGCCCTGGCCGAGATTCAGCTCGCGCTGGAGAAGGCGGTGGCCGACGTCACCGGCCTGGAAGGCGCGGCCTTGAAGCGCGTGATGCGCACCGGCACCGTGGCCAGCACCGACAACCGCAACTGGGAGCTGCTGCCCGAGAACGAACCCCAGCGCCGCTTCAGCC contains the following coding sequences:
- a CDS encoding AMP nucleosidase — its product is MPYTPDSIATRSFTDPDAAMAQVRTIYDASLAHLRGAMQRFVAGEDLPGHVRACYPFVRIHTETVLRADSALAYGFVEGPGTYETTITRPDLFSRYLTEQFRLLRRSHGVEMEVGVSTQPIPVHFSFVENDHIEGNLTPARRMMMRDVFDLPDLAAMDDGIANGTQRPQPGAALPLSLFTAPRIDYSLHRLRHYTGTAPEWFQNFVLFTNYQFYIDEFVRLGHAEMANEDSEYIAFIEPGNVVTRRRGLPAKAGDELGAAPPRLPQMPGYHLVRADHGGISMVNIGVGPSNAKTITDHIAVLRPHAWLMLGHCAGLRNSQQLGDYVLAHGYVREDHVLDEELPLWVPIPALAEIQLALEKAVADVTGLEGAALKRVMRTGTVASTDNRNWELLPENEPQRRFSQSRAVALDMESATIAANGFRFRVPYGTLLCVSDKPLHGEIKLPGMANHFYRERVDQHLRIGMRAIDILRDGGIDRLHSRKLRSFAEVAFQ